The Nycticebus coucang isolate mNycCou1 chromosome 2, mNycCou1.pri, whole genome shotgun sequence genome includes a window with the following:
- the PKN3 gene encoding serine/threonine-protein kinase N3 isoform X5 — protein sequence MEHREPAPGQRPPEDEKEAIRRAIQKELKIKEGMENLRRVATDRRHLGHVQQLLRSSNHRLEQLQGELRELHARILLPGQAEPVGLGPRPRAEQPRARHLEALRRQLQVELKVKQGAENMTYTCASGTPKEKKLLEAAQEMLRDSQLKVALLRMKISSLEASGSPETGPELLAEELQHRLRIEAAVAEGAKNVVKLLGSRRTQDRKALAEAQAQLQESSQKLDLLRLALEQLLEGLPPAHPLRSRVARELQTAVPRSTLPSGTLVKPIALTGTLQVHLQGCEQLLTAVPGRSPVAALAGSPSEGWLRTRAKQQRGGGELGCEVLAVLKVDNRIVGQTGWGRMGEQAWDQTFVITLERARELEIGVHWRDWRQLCGVAFLRLEDFLDNACHQLSLSLVPQGRLFTQVTFCDPVIERRPRLQRQKRIFSKRRGQDFLRASQMNLSMAAWGRLVMSLLPPCSSPSTISPPKGCPQTLTTPQGAFKPASPSNFLPKKSLLAEEMKPPPKPPRLYLSQEPTPEETPRTKRPHMEPRTVLGPSPPVSPSRKPPRLQDFRCVAVLGRGHFGKVLLVQFKGTGKYYAIKALKKQEVLSRDEVESLYCEKRILETVGRTGHPFLLSLLACFQTPSHACFVTEFVSGGDLMMQIHEDVFPEPQACFYLACVVLGLQFLHEKKIIYRDWLWGPDKHLLWHPRVPGPRGVDPGGVHAGCGLVGAGCAAL from the exons ATGGAACACAGAGAG CCTGCGCCAGGCCAGCGGCCTCCAGAGGATGAGAAAGAGGCGATTCGTCGTGCCATCCAGAAAGAGTTGAAAATCAAGGAGGGCATGGAGAACCTGCGGCGGGTGGCCACAGACCGCCGCCACCTGGGCCACGTGCAGCAGCTGCTGCGCTCCTCCAACCACCGGCTGGAGCAGCTGCAAGGCGAGCTGAGGGAACTGCACGCCCGCATCCTGCTGCCTGGCCAGGCTG AACCTGTAGGCTTGGGACCCCGGCCACGGGCAGAGCAGCCAAGGGCCCGGCATCTGGAGGCTCTGCGGAGGCAGCTGCAGGTGGAGCTGAAGGTGAAGCAGGGGGCTGAGAACATGACCTACACGTGTGCCAGTGGGACCCCCAAG GAGAAGAAGCTCCTGGAGGCTGCCCAGGAGATGCTGCGGGACAGCCAGCTGAAGGTGGCCCTGCTGCGGATGAAGATCAGCAGCCTGGAGGCCAGTGGGTCCCCTGAGACAG GGCCTGAGCTGCTGGCTGAGGAGCTGCAGCACCGACTGCGCATTGAGGCTGCTGTGGCCGAGGGCGCCAAGAACGTGGTGAAGCTGCTCGGTAGCCGGAGGACACAGGATCGCAAGGCGTTGGCTGAG GCCCAGGCCCAACTCCAGGAGTCCTCCCAGAAACTGGACCTCCTGCGGCTGGCGTTGGAGCAGCTGCTGGAAGGACTGCCTCCTGCCCACCCTCTGCGGAGCAGAGTGGCCCGGGAGCTGCAGACTGCTGTGCCTAGGAGCACCCTACCTTCGGGGACACTTGTGAAGCCCATCGCTCTGACAG GGACCCTACAGGTTCACCTCCAGGGCTGTGAGCAGCTACTGACCGCTGTGCCTGGACGTTCTCCGGTGGCTGCACTGGCTGGCAGCCCTTCTGAGGGCTGGCTTCGTACCAGGGCCAAGCAACAGCGTGGTGGAGGCGAGCTGGGCT GTGAGGTGCTGGCTGTGCTGAAGGTGGACAACCGCATTGTGGGCCAGACAGGCTGGGGGCGGATGGGCGAGCAAGCCTGGGATCAGACCTTCGTCATCACGCTGGAGCGA GCCCGTGAGCTAGAGATCGGGGTGCACTGGCGGGACTGGCGGCAGCTGTGTGGCGTGGCCTTCCTGAGGCTTGAGGACTTCCTAGACAATGCCTGTCACCAACTGTCCCTCAGCCTGGTGCCACAGGGGCGTCTCTTCACCCAG GTGACCTTCTGTGATCCTGTCATTGAGAGACGGCCCCGGCTACAGAGGCAGAAGCGCATTTTCTCTAAACGCAGAG GCCAGGACTTCCTGAGGGCTTCCCAGATGAACCTCAGCATGGCGGCCTGGGGACGCTTGGTCATGAGCCTGCTGCCCCCCTGCAGCTCCCCAAGCACAATCAGTCCTCCCAAAGGGTGTCCTCAGACCCTGACCACACCCCAGGGGGCATTCAAACCTGCTTCCCCCAG TAATTTCTTGCCCAAGAAGAGCCTCTTGGCAGAGGAGATGAAGCCCCCACCGAAGCCCCCACGCCTCTACCTGTCCCAGGAGCCCACCCCTGAGGAGACCCCG CGCACCAAACGCCCCCACATGGAGCCCAGGACTGTACTTGGACCATCGCCACCAGTCTCCCCTAGCAG GAAACCACCCCGACTTCAAGACTTCCGCTGCGTGGCTGTGCTTGGCCGGGGACACTTTGGGAAG GTCCTCCTGGTCCAGTTTAAGGGGACAGGGAAATACTACGCCATCAAGGCATTGAAGAAACAGGAGGTTCTCAGCCGGGACGAGGTAGAGAG CCTGTACTGCGAGAAGCGGATCCTGGAGACTGTGGGTCGCACGGGGCATCCCTTCCTGCTCTCCCTTCTCGCCTGCTTCCAGACCCCTAGCCATGCCTGCTTTGTGACTGAGTTTGTGTCTGGTGGTGACCTCATGATGCAGATCCATGAGGACGTCTTCCCTGAGCCCCAGGCCTG CTTCTACCTGGCCTGTGTGGTCCTGGGGCTCCAGTTCTTACATGAGAAGAAGATCATTTACAG GGATTGGCTTTGGGGACCGGACAAGCACCTTCTGTGGCACCCCAGAGTTCCTGGCCCCAGAGGTGTTGACCCAGGAGGCGTACACGCGGGCTGTGgactggtgggggctgggtgtgcTGCTCTATGA